The Arachis hypogaea cultivar Tifrunner chromosome 14, arahy.Tifrunner.gnm2.J5K5, whole genome shotgun sequence genome has a segment encoding these proteins:
- the LOC112743654 gene encoding jasmonate-induced oxygenase 2, translated as MMMSCQAWPEPVVRVQALAESGLSSIPSRYVKPRSQRPTNTNTNTTSMAYPQVSQTEDDHSDVNMNIPVIDLQSLSSGEDIALREETLQRVAEACREWGFFQVVNHGVSHELMRNARELWREFFDQPYELKEEYANSPNTYEGYGSRLGVSKGAILDWSDYFFLHYMPPSLRNQDKWPTLPLSLRKVISEYGEEVVKLGGRMLELMSRNLGLKEDYLMNAFGGENEIGGCLRVNFYPKCPQPDLTLGLSAHSDPGGMTILLPDDFVSGLQVRKGNHWITVNPLPNAFIINVGDQIQVMSNAIYKSVEHRVIVNSNKDRVSLAFFYNPKSDLLIEPAKELVTKERPALYQPMTYDEYRLYIRVNGPCGKAQVESLTSPIR; from the exons atgatgatgagttGCCAAGCATGGCCTGAACCAGTGGTTCGTGTCCAAGCCTTAGCTGAAAGTGGCTTAAGCTCTATCCCATCCCGTTACGTCAAGCCGCGCTCACAGAGACCTACCAATACCAATACCAACACCACTTCTATGGCCTACCCACAAGTCTCTCAGACTGAGGACGATCACAGTGATGTAAATATGAACATCCCTGTGATCGACCTTCAGTCTCTATCCTCTGGGGAGGATATTGCCCTCCGGGAAGAAACTCTCCAACGCGTTGCTGAGGCGTGTCGGGAGTGGGGTTTCTTCCAGGTGGTGAACCATGGTGTTAGCCATGAGCTGATGAGGAACGCAAGGGAGCTGTGGCGCGAGTTCTTCGACCAACCATATGAGCTGAAGGAGGAGTATGCCAATTCTCCTAACACCTACGAGGGTTATGGGAGCCGTTTGGGTGTGAGTAAGGGTGCCATTTTGGATTGGAGTGACTACTTCTTCCTCCATTACATGCCTCCTTCACTTAGGAACCAAGACAAGTGGCCTACACTTCCGTTGTCCCTCAG GAAAGTAATATCGGAATATGGAGAAGAAGTGGTGAAGCTAGGAGGAAGGATGCTGGAGTTGATGTCAAGAAACCTAGGCCTAAAAGAGGATTACCTTATGAATGCATTTGGTGGAGAGAATGAGATTGGAgggtgtttaagggttaatttcTACCCAAAATGCCCTCAACCTGACCTAACCTTAGGACTCTCAGCTCACTCAGACCCTGGCGGGATGACCATCCTTCTGCCTGATGATTTTGTATCCGGCCTTCAAGTGCGCAAAGGAAATCATTGGATCACTGTCAACCCTCTCCCAAATGCTTTCATCATCAACGTTGGTGACCAAATTCag GTGATGAGCAATGCAATATACAAGAGTGTGGAGCACAGGGTTATTGTGAACTCAAACAAAGATCGTGTGTCCTTAGCCTTCTTTTACAACCCAAAAAGTGATTTGCTTATTGAACCTGCCAAAGAGCTTGTGACTAAGGAAAGGCCAGCACTCTATCAACCAATGACATATGATGAATATAGACTTTATATTAGGGTGAATGGACCTTGTGGGAAGGCCCAAGTTGAATCTTTGACTTCCCCAATTAggtga